Proteins co-encoded in one Cupriavidus nantongensis genomic window:
- a CDS encoding RodZ domain-containing protein, translated as MSEHDRAAGQAVPTQAVGGGAHEGEREAAAREIGAALAREREAQRMSVEDVSARLKVAASKLRAIEAADLKALPDVTFAKGVMRAYARMLHVDIDPLLARFQPRAVAQVAEIARQREGGINAAFDDRNRFRSGGNGGRWVWLALVAVVVAAGIWFGLDHIRAWIDARSSAAETVAAEAPAAESGSTEAGIVTAALPPVMAASDSPAPSAETVPASAPAASAAAAATAAPAASAPAAPTASAAAAGEGELQIRFAADTWFEIRDNSGKVVLGGTARAGQTMAGGGTAPYKVVIGNVKGVESFTRGGTPVDLKAANRNNVARLTLP; from the coding sequence ATGAGTGAGCACGACCGCGCCGCAGGCCAGGCCGTACCGACGCAGGCAGTCGGCGGAGGCGCGCATGAAGGAGAACGTGAAGCCGCGGCGCGCGAGATCGGCGCGGCGCTGGCGCGCGAGCGCGAGGCGCAGCGCATGTCCGTCGAGGACGTCAGCGCACGGCTCAAGGTGGCGGCCAGCAAGCTGCGCGCGATCGAGGCGGCCGACCTGAAGGCGCTGCCCGACGTGACCTTCGCCAAGGGCGTGATGCGCGCCTATGCCCGCATGCTCCATGTCGATATCGACCCGCTGCTGGCGCGCTTCCAGCCGCGCGCGGTGGCGCAGGTGGCGGAAATCGCCCGCCAGCGCGAGGGCGGCATCAACGCCGCCTTCGACGACCGCAACCGCTTCCGCTCGGGCGGCAATGGCGGCCGCTGGGTCTGGCTGGCGCTGGTGGCGGTGGTGGTGGCCGCGGGCATCTGGTTCGGGCTCGACCATATCCGCGCGTGGATCGACGCGCGCAGCAGCGCCGCCGAAACCGTGGCGGCCGAGGCGCCGGCCGCGGAAAGCGGGAGCACCGAAGCCGGTATCGTGACCGCGGCGCTGCCGCCGGTGATGGCAGCCAGCGACTCGCCGGCACCGTCGGCCGAAACGGTTCCGGCCAGCGCCCCGGCAGCTTCGGCAGCGGCGGCAGCCACGGCGGCGCCGGCTGCGTCGGCGCCGGCAGCCCCGACCGCATCCGCCGCGGCGGCCGGCGAGGGCGAGCTGCAAATCCGCTTTGCCGCCGATACCTGGTTTGAAATCCGCGACAATAGCGGCAAGGTCGTCCTGGGCGGCACCGCCAGGGCCGGCCAGACCATGGCTGGCGGCGGCACGGCCCCGTACAAGGTGGTGATCGGCAACGTCAAGGGCGTCGAATCGTTCACGCGCGGCGGTACGCCGGTCGACCTGAAGGCAGCCAACCGCAACAACGTGGCGCGCCTGACGCTGCCCTGA
- the pilW gene encoding type IV pilus biogenesis/stability protein PilW, with protein MIRLIAAALLGLLMLSGCQLPHAPAQDLQTASDQTEARRRAGIRLQLATNYLEAGQNAVALDEIKQAIAIDPSLADAYHVRALIYMSMNEPTLAEDSFRTAASMRANDGDLLNNYGWFLCQQGRYGEAVPMLQRAVSAPSAGGPVKPLISLGACELRQGHSAEAEKNLKAALGYDRNNPVANTNLALVFYRRGDYVQARQFVQRVNNSQFVTAQSLWLGARIAHRQGDGRTQDALGAQLRSRFPDSREVAAYEQGAWDE; from the coding sequence ATGATCCGTCTGATCGCTGCGGCCCTGCTGGGGCTGCTGATGTTGTCCGGGTGCCAGCTGCCGCATGCGCCGGCGCAGGATCTCCAGACCGCTTCCGACCAGACCGAGGCCAGGCGCCGGGCCGGCATCCGGCTGCAGCTGGCCACCAATTACCTCGAGGCCGGCCAGAACGCGGTCGCGCTTGACGAGATCAAGCAGGCCATCGCCATCGATCCGTCGCTGGCCGACGCCTACCATGTGCGGGCGCTGATCTACATGAGCATGAATGAACCGACGCTGGCCGAGGACAGCTTCCGCACCGCGGCGTCGATGCGCGCCAATGACGGCGACCTGCTCAACAACTACGGGTGGTTCCTGTGCCAGCAAGGGCGCTACGGCGAAGCCGTGCCCATGCTGCAGCGCGCCGTGTCGGCACCGTCGGCCGGCGGCCCGGTCAAGCCGCTGATCAGCCTGGGCGCGTGCGAACTGCGCCAGGGCCACAGCGCCGAGGCCGAGAAGAACCTGAAGGCCGCGCTCGGCTACGACCGTAACAACCCGGTGGCGAACACCAACCTGGCGCTGGTGTTCTACCGGCGCGGCGATTACGTCCAGGCGCGCCAGTTTGTCCAGCGCGTCAACAACAGCCAATTTGTCACTGCGCAATCCCTCTGGCTGGGAGCGCGCATTGCCCACCGACAGGGCGACGGCCGCACGCAGGATGCGCTGGGGGCGCAACTGCGCAGCCGCTTCCCCGACTCGCGCGAGGTGGCCGCCTACGAACAAGGAGCATGGGATGAGTGA
- the der gene encoding ribosome biogenesis GTPase Der yields MKPVIALVGRPNVGKSTLFNRMTRSRDALVADLPGLTRDRHYGEGRIGERPFIAIDTGGFEPVVKEGIVAEMAKQTKQAVVEADVVIFIVDGRLGLAPQDRAIADYLRKTGRRIMLAVNKAEGMKYTSVAADFYELGMGDPYAISAAHGDGVRELVDEAIELAVQERPELAEEASDDGKGVKIAIVGRPNVGKSTLVNTLIGEERVIAFDMPGTTRDAIYVEFERGGKPYTLIDTAGLRRRGKVFEAIEKFSVVKTLQSIADANVVILLLDAQQDISDQDAHIAGFIVESGRALVVGVNKWDGLDGHTRDRIKHDLERKLQFLSFANFHFVSARERTGIGALMRSVDDAYAAAMVKLPTPQLTRVLQEAVEFQQPKRVGASRPKLRYAHQGGSNPPIIVIHGNALSGVAETYRRYLENRFRAAFKLKGTPLRIEFRTNKNPYADSKE; encoded by the coding sequence ATGAAACCAGTTATCGCACTTGTCGGCCGCCCCAATGTGGGCAAGTCGACGCTATTCAACCGCATGACCCGCTCGCGCGACGCGCTCGTCGCCGACCTGCCGGGCCTGACGCGCGACCGCCATTATGGCGAAGGGCGCATCGGCGAACGTCCGTTCATCGCCATCGATACCGGCGGCTTCGAGCCCGTGGTCAAGGAAGGCATCGTCGCCGAGATGGCCAAGCAGACCAAGCAGGCGGTGGTCGAGGCCGACGTGGTGATCTTTATCGTCGACGGCCGCCTGGGCCTGGCGCCGCAGGACCGCGCCATCGCCGATTACCTGCGCAAGACCGGCCGCCGCATCATGCTGGCGGTCAACAAGGCCGAGGGCATGAAGTACACCTCGGTCGCGGCGGATTTCTACGAGCTCGGCATGGGCGACCCGTACGCGATCTCCGCCGCCCACGGCGACGGCGTGCGCGAGCTGGTCGACGAGGCCATCGAACTGGCGGTGCAGGAGCGCCCCGAGCTGGCCGAGGAAGCCTCGGACGACGGCAAGGGCGTCAAGATCGCCATCGTCGGGCGGCCCAACGTGGGCAAGTCCACGCTGGTCAATACGCTGATCGGTGAAGAGCGCGTGATCGCCTTCGACATGCCCGGCACCACCCGCGACGCGATCTATGTGGAGTTCGAGCGCGGCGGCAAGCCCTATACGCTGATCGATACCGCCGGCCTGCGCCGGCGCGGCAAGGTGTTCGAGGCGATCGAGAAATTCTCGGTGGTCAAGACGCTGCAGTCGATCGCGGACGCCAACGTGGTGATCCTGCTGCTCGACGCGCAGCAGGATATTTCCGACCAGGACGCGCATATCGCCGGCTTTATCGTCGAGTCCGGCCGCGCGCTGGTGGTCGGCGTCAACAAATGGGACGGCCTGGACGGCCACACGCGCGACCGCATCAAGCATGACCTCGAGCGCAAGCTGCAATTCCTCAGCTTTGCCAACTTTCACTTTGTGTCGGCGCGCGAGCGCACCGGCATCGGCGCGCTGATGCGCTCGGTCGACGACGCGTATGCCGCGGCGATGGTCAAGCTGCCGACGCCGCAACTGACGCGCGTGCTGCAGGAAGCCGTGGAATTCCAGCAGCCCAAGCGCGTCGGCGCGTCGCGGCCCAAGCTGCGCTATGCGCACCAGGGCGGCTCCAATCCGCCCATCATCGTGATCCACGGCAATGCGCTGTCGGGCGTCGCAGAGACCTACCGGCGCTACCTGGAGAACCGTTTCCGTGCGGCATTCAAGCTCAAGGGCACGCCCCTGCGCATCGAATTTCGCACGAACAAAAATCCGTACGCGGACTCGAAGGAATGA
- the bamB gene encoding outer membrane protein assembly factor BamB — MTSVLSRAVHRQPARTISRALVAAACLATLGGCALFSKENKHPPAELKPVSGTLAVRQAWKADVGKSGPYSMQPAAAGNNVYVSSNNGNVMALEGASGRVLWKAKTDADLTSGPGSDGSVTAVAGEKGAVYAFDASGKQIWKKQVNGEVLSAPLVGNGLVVVRTTDTRVFGLDAETGERRWIYQRSQTPLNLRAAMGMVFAGDGIVMGFPGGKLGVLTPGNGVLRWESAISYPKGVSEIERLNDVTGLPMVSGRQVCATTFQGRVACLELASGQPQWGKDFSSPAGLAQDDNALYASDEQSVVHAFDRQNGSERWKNADLRNRRLGAPLALGRSVVMGDFEGYVHFLSREDGQVVARMKTDGSAITAAPVVAGQTLVIQTRDGDVYGFQPG; from the coding sequence ATGACGTCAGTGCTTTCCCGTGCCGTACATCGCCAGCCTGCCCGCACGATTTCCCGTGCGCTGGTGGCGGCTGCCTGCCTGGCCACGCTGGGCGGCTGCGCGCTGTTCAGCAAGGAAAACAAGCACCCGCCCGCCGAACTCAAGCCGGTATCGGGCACGCTCGCGGTGCGCCAGGCCTGGAAGGCCGACGTCGGCAAGAGCGGCCCCTATTCGATGCAGCCGGCCGCGGCGGGCAACAATGTCTATGTGTCTTCCAACAACGGCAACGTGATGGCGCTCGAAGGCGCCAGCGGCCGCGTGCTGTGGAAGGCCAAGACCGACGCGGACCTGACCTCCGGGCCGGGTAGCGACGGCTCGGTCACCGCGGTCGCGGGCGAGAAGGGTGCGGTCTATGCCTTCGACGCCAGCGGCAAGCAGATCTGGAAGAAGCAGGTCAACGGCGAGGTCCTGTCGGCGCCGCTGGTCGGCAACGGCCTGGTGGTGGTGCGCACCACCGATACCCGGGTGTTCGGGCTGGATGCCGAGACCGGCGAGCGCCGCTGGATCTACCAGCGTTCGCAGACCCCGTTGAACCTGCGCGCGGCGATGGGCATGGTGTTCGCCGGCGACGGCATCGTGATGGGCTTCCCCGGCGGCAAGCTCGGCGTGCTGACGCCGGGCAACGGTGTGCTGCGCTGGGAAAGCGCGATTTCGTATCCGAAGGGCGTGTCGGAGATCGAGCGCCTGAACGACGTCACCGGCCTGCCCATGGTCAGCGGCCGCCAGGTTTGCGCCACCACCTTCCAGGGCCGGGTCGCGTGCCTGGAACTGGCCAGCGGCCAGCCGCAGTGGGGCAAGGATTTCTCGTCGCCGGCAGGCCTGGCGCAGGATGACAATGCGCTTTACGCCAGCGACGAGCAATCGGTGGTCCATGCCTTCGACCGCCAGAACGGCAGCGAGCGCTGGAAGAACGCCGACCTGCGCAACCGCCGCCTGGGCGCGCCGCTGGCGCTGGGCCGCTCGGTGGTGATGGGCGACTTCGAAGGCTATGTCCACTTCCTGTCGCGCGAAGACGGCCAGGTGGTGGCACGCATGAAGACCGATGGCAGCGCCATCACCGCCGCGCCCGTGGTGGCGGGGCAGACCCTGGTGATCCAGACGCGCGACGGCGACGTCTACGGTTTCCAGCCTGGCTGA
- the ispG gene encoding flavodoxin-dependent (E)-4-hydroxy-3-methylbut-2-enyl-diphosphate synthase yields MNQQLCLPVLPGPLPRRQTRQARVAWGDNVVTIGGDAPVRVQSMTNTDTVDAIGTAIQVKELARAGSEIVRITVNTPEAAAAVPSIREQLDRMGVDVPLVGDFHYNGHKLLQDYPACAEALSKYRINPGNVGQGAKRDTQFAQMIEMACRYNKPVRIGVNWGSLDQDLLARIMDENAGRAEPWPAQSVMIEALITSAIDSARKAEEIGLPGSQIILSCKVSQVQELVAVYRELARRCDYALHLGLTEAGMGSKGIVASTAALSVLLQEGIGDTIRISLTPEPGAPREKEVYVGQEILQTMGLRNFTPMVIACPGCGRTTSTVFQELAASIQAYLREQMPQWKTAYPGVEEMDVAVMGCIVNGPGESKHANIGISLPGSGESPAAPVFVDGVKVKTLRGERIAEEFQAIVDEYVRTHYGPGAARAGKEVAA; encoded by the coding sequence ATGAACCAACAGCTCTGTCTCCCGGTCCTGCCGGGCCCGCTGCCGCGCCGCCAGACCCGCCAGGCGCGGGTCGCGTGGGGCGACAATGTGGTGACCATCGGCGGCGATGCGCCGGTGCGGGTGCAGTCGATGACCAATACCGACACGGTCGACGCGATCGGCACCGCGATCCAGGTCAAGGAGCTGGCGCGCGCGGGCTCCGAGATCGTGCGCATCACGGTGAACACGCCCGAGGCCGCGGCCGCGGTGCCGTCGATCCGCGAGCAGCTCGACCGGATGGGGGTCGACGTGCCGCTGGTGGGAGACTTCCACTACAACGGCCACAAGCTGCTGCAGGACTATCCGGCCTGCGCCGAGGCGCTGTCCAAGTACCGCATCAACCCGGGCAATGTCGGCCAGGGCGCCAAGCGCGATACCCAGTTCGCGCAGATGATCGAGATGGCGTGCCGCTACAACAAGCCGGTGCGCATCGGCGTGAACTGGGGCAGCCTGGACCAGGACCTGCTGGCGCGCATCATGGACGAGAACGCCGGGCGCGCCGAGCCGTGGCCGGCGCAGAGCGTGATGATCGAGGCGCTGATCACCTCGGCCATCGACTCGGCGCGCAAGGCCGAGGAGATCGGCCTGCCGGGCAGCCAGATCATCCTGTCGTGCAAGGTGTCGCAGGTGCAGGAGCTGGTCGCGGTGTACCGCGAGCTGGCGCGCCGCTGCGACTACGCGCTGCACCTTGGCCTGACCGAGGCCGGCATGGGCAGCAAGGGCATCGTGGCTTCGACCGCGGCGCTGTCGGTGCTGCTGCAGGAAGGCATCGGCGACACCATCCGCATCTCGCTGACGCCCGAACCCGGCGCGCCGCGCGAGAAAGAGGTGTACGTCGGACAGGAAATCCTGCAGACCATGGGCCTGCGCAATTTCACCCCGATGGTGATCGCCTGCCCGGGCTGCGGGCGCACCACCAGCACGGTGTTCCAGGAACTGGCGGCGAGCATCCAGGCCTACCTGCGCGAGCAGATGCCGCAATGGAAGACCGCCTACCCGGGCGTCGAGGAAATGGACGTGGCCGTGATGGGCTGCATCGTCAACGGCCCGGGCGAAAGCAAGCACGCCAATATCGGCATTTCGCTGCCGGGCTCGGGCGAATCGCCGGCCGCGCCGGTGTTCGTCGACGGCGTCAAGGTGAAGACGCTGCGCGGCGAGCGCATTGCAGAAGAATTCCAGGCGATCGTAGACGAATACGTTCGCACGCATTACGGCCCGGGCGCTGCGCGGGCCGGCAAAGAAGTGGCAGCCTGA
- the ndk gene encoding nucleoside-diphosphate kinase, with amino-acid sequence MAIERTLSIIKPDAVAKNVIGQIYARFEAAGLKIVAAKMVHLSRGEAEQFYAVHKERPFFKDLVDFMVSGPVMIQALEGENAIAKNRDLMGATDPKKAEKGTIRADFADSIDANAVHGSDAAETAAVEVAFFFPGMNVYSR; translated from the coding sequence ATGGCGATCGAACGCACCCTGTCGATTATCAAGCCGGATGCCGTGGCCAAGAACGTGATTGGCCAGATCTACGCCCGTTTCGAGGCCGCCGGCCTGAAGATCGTTGCTGCCAAGATGGTGCACCTGTCGCGCGGCGAAGCCGAGCAGTTCTACGCCGTCCACAAGGAGCGTCCGTTCTTCAAGGACCTGGTCGACTTCATGGTTTCGGGCCCGGTCATGATCCAGGCGCTGGAAGGCGAGAACGCCATTGCCAAGAACCGCGACCTGATGGGCGCCACCGACCCGAAGAAGGCCGAGAAGGGCACCATCCGCGCCGACTTCGCCGACAGCATCGACGCCAACGCCGTGCACGGCTCCGACGCTGCCGAAACGGCTGCCGTGGAAGTCGCGTTCTTCTTCCCGGGCATGAACGTCTACAGCCGCTGA
- a CDS encoding Bax inhibitor-1/YccA family protein: MDNKLNTYGFGNSASTVTDVVVRNRVLRNTYWLLALSMIPTVLGAWIGVATGFSFMAGSPGLSLILFLAIAFGFFFAIEKTKNSSMGVVLLLAFTFFMGLMLSRLISVTLSFSNGPALIMYAFGGTAAVFGAMASIATVSKRDFSGLGKFLFVGVILLILASVANIWLQLPALMITVSVIAIGIFSAYILFDVQRVVNGGETNYITATLAIYLDVYNVFANLLALLGIFGGNRE, encoded by the coding sequence ATGGATAACAAGCTGAACACCTACGGTTTCGGCAACAGTGCGTCGACCGTCACTGACGTCGTCGTTCGCAACCGGGTCTTGCGCAACACTTACTGGCTGCTGGCCCTATCGATGATCCCCACCGTGCTCGGTGCGTGGATCGGCGTGGCCACCGGCTTCAGCTTCATGGCGGGCAGCCCCGGCCTGTCGCTGATCCTGTTCCTCGCGATCGCGTTCGGCTTCTTCTTTGCCATCGAGAAGACCAAGAACAGCAGCATGGGCGTGGTCCTGCTGCTGGCCTTCACCTTCTTCATGGGCCTGATGCTGTCGCGGCTGATCAGCGTCACCTTGTCGTTCTCGAACGGCCCGGCACTGATCATGTACGCCTTCGGCGGCACCGCGGCCGTGTTCGGCGCGATGGCGTCGATCGCCACCGTCAGCAAGCGTGATTTCTCCGGCCTGGGCAAGTTCCTGTTCGTCGGCGTGATCCTGCTGATCCTGGCCAGCGTCGCCAATATCTGGCTGCAGCTGCCGGCGCTGATGATCACGGTGTCGGTGATCGCGATCGGTATCTTCTCGGCGTACATCCTGTTCGACGTGCAGCGCGTGGTGAACGGCGGCGAGACCAACTACATCACCGCCACGCTGGCGATCTACCTCGACGTGTACAACGTGTTCGCCAACCTGCTGGCGCTGCTGGGCATCTTCGGCGGCAACCGCGAATGA
- the rlmN gene encoding 23S rRNA (adenine(2503)-C(2))-methyltransferase RlmN, translated as MNTLVNLLDLDADALTAYCGELGEKPFRARQLQRWIHHYGASRFDAMSDLAKSLREKLATRAEIRAPAVITDNLSADGTRKWLLDVGEGNAVETVYIPEETRGTLCVSSQAGCAVNCRFCSTGKQGFSRNLSTGEIIGQLWMAEFAMREQLGRGPKDDRVISNVVMMGMGEPLLNYDAVVPAMRLMLDDNAYGLSRRRVTLSTSGVVPMMDRLSKDLPVALAVSLHASNDALRDVLVPLNKKYPLAELMAACRRYLEFAPRDFITFEYCMLDGVNDGVEHARELLKLVADVPCKFNLIPFNPFPESGLKRSNNEQIRRFAQVLMDAGIVTTIRKTRGDDIDAACGQLAGEVKDRTRLAERGKFGKITPLVPVTASGQPREARPA; from the coding sequence ATGAACACTCTCGTCAACCTGCTCGACCTCGACGCGGACGCGCTCACCGCATATTGCGGCGAGCTCGGCGAGAAGCCGTTCCGTGCGCGGCAGCTGCAACGCTGGATCCACCACTACGGTGCCAGCCGGTTCGACGCCATGTCGGATCTCGCCAAGTCGCTGCGCGAAAAGCTCGCGACCCGTGCCGAGATCCGCGCGCCTGCCGTCATCACCGACAACCTGTCGGCCGACGGCACGCGCAAGTGGCTGCTCGACGTGGGCGAGGGCAACGCGGTGGAGACGGTGTACATCCCCGAGGAAACGCGTGGCACGCTGTGCGTTTCCTCGCAGGCGGGATGCGCCGTCAACTGTCGGTTCTGTTCCACCGGCAAGCAGGGCTTTTCGCGCAACCTCAGCACCGGTGAAATCATCGGCCAGCTGTGGATGGCGGAATTCGCCATGCGCGAGCAACTGGGCCGCGGCCCCAAGGATGACCGCGTCATCTCCAACGTGGTGATGATGGGCATGGGCGAGCCGCTGCTGAACTACGACGCCGTGGTGCCGGCCATGCGGCTGATGCTCGACGACAACGCCTACGGCCTGTCGCGCCGCCGCGTGACGCTGTCCACCTCCGGCGTGGTGCCGATGATGGACCGCTTGTCCAAGGATTTGCCAGTCGCCCTGGCTGTGTCGCTGCATGCGTCCAACGACGCGCTGCGCGATGTGCTGGTGCCGCTGAACAAGAAATACCCGCTGGCCGAACTGATGGCGGCCTGCCGCCGCTATCTGGAATTCGCGCCGCGCGATTTCATTACTTTCGAATACTGCATGCTGGACGGCGTCAACGACGGCGTCGAGCATGCACGGGAACTGCTGAAGCTTGTCGCCGACGTGCCGTGCAAGTTCAACCTGATCCCGTTCAACCCCTTCCCCGAATCGGGCCTGAAGCGCTCCAACAACGAGCAGATCCGTCGCTTCGCGCAGGTGCTGATGGACGCGGGCATCGTCACCACCATCCGCAAGACCCGCGGCGACGACATCGACGCCGCCTGCGGCCAGCTGGCCGGGGAAGTAAAGGACCGCACCCGCCTGGCCGAACGTGGCAAGTTCGGCAAGATCACGCCGCTGGTGCCGGTCACTGCCAGCGGCCAGCCGCGGGAGGCACGCCCTGCATGA
- the hisS gene encoding histidine--tRNA ligase: MTQTETMAADGAAKTEPKARPAKALQGVKGMNDMLPADAPLWEHFENAARAMLRAYGYQQIRTPIVEHTQLFVRGIGEVTDIVEKEMYSFTDSLNGEQLTLRPEGTAAAVRATIEHNLLYDGPKRLWYTGPMFRHERPQRGRYRQFHQLGAEALGFAGPDVDAEIILMCQRLWDDLGLTGVRLELNSLGQADERAAHREQLIKYLEGFQDILDDDSKRRLYTNPLRVLDTKNPALQEMAANAPKLIDFLGEASLAHFEGVQRLLKANNIPFKINPRLVRGLDYYNLTVFEWITDKLGAQGTIAGGGRYDPLIAQMGGKPAPACGWAMGIERIIELIREEGVVPEAVGCDVYLVHQGEAAAQQAMVAAERLRDAGLDVVLHASPDGKGGSFKSQMKRADASGAAYAVIIGDDEVAAGVVQVKELRQREQAEGGGQQATVPAEGLVDYLIDAMVGASE; this comes from the coding sequence ATGACGCAAACCGAGACCATGGCCGCCGACGGCGCCGCCAAGACCGAACCGAAGGCACGCCCCGCCAAGGCCCTGCAGGGCGTGAAGGGCATGAACGACATGCTGCCGGCCGACGCGCCGCTGTGGGAGCATTTCGAGAATGCCGCGCGCGCGATGCTGCGCGCGTACGGCTACCAGCAGATCCGCACGCCCATCGTCGAGCACACCCAGCTGTTCGTGCGCGGCATCGGCGAGGTCACCGACATCGTCGAGAAGGAGATGTACTCCTTCACCGATTCGCTCAACGGCGAGCAGCTGACGCTGCGCCCGGAAGGCACCGCCGCGGCGGTGCGCGCCACCATCGAGCACAACCTGCTGTACGACGGCCCCAAGCGCCTGTGGTACACCGGCCCGATGTTCCGCCACGAGCGTCCGCAGCGCGGCCGCTACCGCCAGTTCCACCAGCTCGGCGCCGAGGCGCTGGGCTTTGCCGGCCCGGACGTGGATGCCGAGATCATCCTGATGTGCCAGCGCCTGTGGGACGACCTGGGCCTGACCGGCGTGCGCCTCGAACTCAATTCGCTGGGGCAGGCCGACGAGCGCGCGGCGCACCGCGAGCAGCTGATCAAGTACCTGGAAGGCTTCCAGGACATCCTCGACGACGACAGCAAGCGCCGCCTGTACACCAACCCGCTGCGCGTGCTCGACACCAAGAACCCGGCGCTGCAGGAGATGGCGGCGAACGCGCCCAAGCTGATCGACTTCCTGGGCGAAGCGTCGCTGGCGCACTTCGAGGGCGTGCAGCGCCTGCTGAAGGCCAACAACATCCCGTTCAAGATCAACCCGCGCCTGGTGCGCGGCCTCGATTACTACAACCTGACGGTGTTCGAGTGGATCACCGACAAGCTGGGCGCGCAGGGCACCATCGCCGGCGGCGGCCGCTATGACCCGCTGATCGCGCAGATGGGCGGCAAGCCGGCGCCGGCTTGCGGCTGGGCCATGGGCATCGAGCGCATCATCGAGCTGATCCGCGAAGAGGGCGTGGTGCCCGAGGCGGTCGGTTGCGACGTCTACCTGGTGCACCAGGGCGAGGCCGCCGCACAGCAGGCGATGGTGGCCGCCGAGCGCCTGCGCGACGCCGGCCTCGACGTGGTGCTGCATGCCAGCCCGGACGGCAAGGGCGGCAGCTTCAAGTCGCAGATGAAGCGCGCCGACGCAAGCGGCGCGGCCTATGCCGTTATCATTGGCGACGACGAAGTGGCCGCCGGCGTGGTCCAGGTCAAGGAACTTCGCCAGCGCGAGCAGGCCGAAGGCGGTGGGCAACAGGCCACCGTGCCGGCCGAAGGGCTGGTCGATTACCTGATCGACGCCATGGTCGGCGCCAGCGAATAA
- a CDS encoding YfgM family protein, whose protein sequence is MAYDLEEQEQLENLKAWWRQYGNALTWALIIALLAFAGWNGWKYWERKQAGEAAVLYEQVLKAAEARDAERIKRAATDLEGKYGRTAYGQMSALVAGRVLYDAGDLTAAKSQLQWAIDHGDEAYSHLARVRLAGVLLDEKAYDQGLALLKDEPPAAFVALYADRRGDLLAAQDKRDDARSAYRKALDKLGQAEPAMRQIIQFKLDALGTA, encoded by the coding sequence ATGGCTTACGATCTAGAAGAACAGGAACAGCTTGAGAATCTGAAGGCCTGGTGGCGCCAGTACGGCAATGCGCTGACCTGGGCGCTGATCATCGCGCTGCTCGCCTTTGCCGGCTGGAACGGCTGGAAGTACTGGGAGCGCAAGCAGGCCGGCGAAGCCGCGGTGCTGTACGAACAGGTGCTCAAGGCCGCCGAGGCGCGCGATGCCGAGCGCATCAAGCGCGCCGCGACCGACCTGGAAGGCAAATACGGCCGTACCGCCTACGGCCAGATGAGCGCACTGGTCGCCGGCCGCGTGCTGTACGATGCGGGCGACCTGACTGCCGCCAAGAGCCAGCTGCAATGGGCCATCGACCACGGCGACGAAGCATATTCGCACCTGGCGCGCGTGCGCCTGGCCGGCGTGCTGCTCGACGAAAAGGCCTACGACCAGGGCCTGGCGCTGCTCAAGGACGAGCCGCCGGCCGCGTTCGTCGCGCTGTACGCCGACCGCCGCGGCGACCTGCTCGCCGCGCAGGACAAGCGCGACGATGCCCGCAGCGCCTATCGCAAGGCGCTCGACAAGCTGGGCCAGGCCGAGCCGGCGATGCGCCAGATCATCCAGTTCAAGCTCGATGCGCTGGGCACGGCCTGA